The window GTCGACATCGCGTACGGCCTGCGCGAGGACGCGGGCGAGGTCGCCGTCGCGATCGGCGGCGGGGTGGAGGATCCGCTGCTGGAGGACGGCGAGGTCACGTCCGCCACCGGTGACCACGTCGAGCTGCAGCACCCGCGCACCGCCGTCGGCTTCGACGAGTCCGGCACCCGGGCGTACTTCGTGGTGGTCGACGGCCGCCAGAGCCACAGCACCGGCATGAACCTTTACGACCTGGGCGAGCTCATGGCCCAGCTCGGCGCCGACGACGCGATCAACCTCGACGGCGGTGGCTCCTCGGAGATGGTCGCCCGGATGCCCGGCGACACCGGCACCACGATCCTGAACAGCCCGTCCGACGGGTACGAGCGCTCCGACGCGAACGGCCTCGGCCTGTTCGTGCCGGCCGGATCGGGCCGCGTCGCGGCCTACGACGTGCGCACCACTGTCCCGGCCGGCGATGCCGACCGGGTCTTCCTCGGTCTGCACCGCACCCTGGTCGGCAAGGGGTACGACGACGTCATGAGCCCCGTCACCACGGAGCCGTCCTCGTGGCGTACCCGGAACGGGACGGTCGCCTCCGTGCGGGACGGCGTGGTTACCGGCCGGCGGCAGGGCAGCACGGTCGTCACCGCCGCGTCCCTCAGCCGCACCGGCCTCGCCACCGGGACCACCGAGGTCGAGGTGCTGGGCAGCCTGGTCAGGACGAGCGTGGACACGCCGGTCGTCGGGCTGGCGGACGCCGAAGCGACCGCGCCGCTCGTGCTCACCGGCTACGACCCGCAGGGCTTCTCCGCGCCGATCGAGGCGCGTGACGTCACCGTCTCGGGCGGAGACGACATCGCTGAGCTTGTTCCCCTCGCCGACGGGTCCTTCGAGGTGCGCGCACTCGTGCCGGTGGGCGGAACGACCTTCGAGCTGTCCGTGCCCGGCACCGATGGCACGGAGCTGACGACCGAGGTAGCCGTGACGATCAGCCTGGAGGAGGACGTCGTGGCGGACTTCGCCGACGCCGCCTCCTGGACGGCCGCGCACGACCGTGCCCCGGGCGGTTCGATCGCCCCGGCAGCCGGGCACGACGGCACGGCGGGCCTGCGGATGACCTACGACTTCACGCGGTCCACGGCGACGCGCGGCCAGTACGCCGTGCTGCCGGAAGCCGCGGCGGGCGGGCGCGAGCTGCCCGGCGCGCCGCGCGCGGTGACGATGTGGGTGGACGGTGACGGCAACGGCGCCTGGCTGCGCCTGCAGGTGCGGCAGGGCGACGGCGTCGTCACGCAGCTCGACGGCCCGGAGGTCACCTGGACCGGCTGGCGGCAGGTCACGTTCCCGGTGCCCGAGGGCGTCGAGTTCCCGCTGAGGCTGCAGCGCGTCCGCGCCCTGGAGACCACTCCGGCCCAGCAGTACACGGGCGCCCTGACCATCTCGGGCATCGCGGCGCTGGTACCGCCGGCCGTGGAGACACCCGAGGCCCCCCGGGTAGAGGACGGGATAGTGGCCGCCGACGGTGCCACCGACACCGCGGTCCTGCGCGTGGCGGTCATGTCGGACGCGCAGTTCGTGGCCCGCGATCCCGAGTCCGGTGCCGTGGCGGGCGCGCGCGACGCGCTCCGCGAGATCGTCGCCGACGACCCGGACCTGCTGGTCATCAACGGCGACCTGGTGGACGAGGCCGCGCCGGAGGACTTCGACCTCGCGCGGCGGATCCTCACCGAGGAGCTCGAGGGCGCGGACTTTCCCTGGTACTACGTGCCGGGCAACCACGAGGTGATGGGCGGCTCGATCAGCAACTTCGAGGAGGAGTTCGGCGAGCGGACCCGAGTTCTGGACGTCCCGACGCCGGGCCGGGCGGGCGGCACCACGCGGCTGGTCATGCTGGACTCCTCTGCGGGCCGCCTCGGCGCGGACTTCGCGCAGGTCCGGATGCTGCGCGCGGCGCTCGACGACGCGGCGACCGACCGCTCAGTGACCGGCGTGCTGGTGTTCGCCCACCACCCGCTGGACGACCCGCTGCCGACCAAGGCCAGCCAGCTCACCGACCGCCTGGAGGCCGACACGTTGCGCGGCTGGTACGAGGACTTCCGGGAGTCGTCCGGCAAGTCGATCGGATCGGTGAACGCACACGTGGGGGTGTTCCACGCGAGCACGCAGGACGGCATTCCGTACCTGATCAACGGCAACTCCGGCAAGAGCCCGGCGAGCACCCCGGCCGACGGCGGCTTCACCGGCTGGTCCATGCTGGGGGTCCGCCCGGCGTCGGGCCAGATCTCCGCGCCGCCGCGGAGCGGCAGGCCCAGGGAACCGTGGCTGACCTGGGAGGTCAACACGCGCGCCGAGGAGATCACGGTCTCGGGACCCCAGGCGCTCGAGGTGGGCGACTCGGCGGAGGTGAGCGCCGTCGTCGTGCAGGACGGAACCCGCGAGGTGCCGGTCGCGTGGCCGGTGTCGTCGGCCTGGGGCGGTGAGCGTGTGTGCACGACTGACGGGCTCGGCCGTGCCGCGCTGCGGGACTGCCCGCGTGGTGCGGTGGTCGCGCTCGACCCGGAGACGCACGAGCTGACGGCCCTGCGCGTGGGCGAGGCCACGGTGACCGTCACGGTCAACGGGCAGGCCGGCGAGCTGGCGGTCAGTACCCACCGATAGGGCGGTAGATTTGCTCCATGAGCGATTTCAAGGTGGCCCGCAAGCAGAAGCAGGAGCCCACGGCGACCCTGCTGGTCCGTGTGCTCGGGTGCTTCGCACTGTTCCTGGGTGGGTTTGCGCTGATGGCCATCGGCTCTCTCGGCGAGGCGGCGTCGTCGCCGTTTGTGTTCGTCGGTGGCATCGCCCTCGTCGGGCTCTCGTTCGGCCTGCCGATGATCGGCGCCACCGAGCGGTAGCCCCCGCAGACCAAGAGCGCCTGTCCGGTCCCGACCGGACAGGCGCTCTCGTGCGTCCGCGCTCGTTTCTTCACCCCCAACCTTCTTCGGACCTGGCTCGTATTGAGCGGTGTAAGGCCCGGCAGCGAGCGATGTGCTCGCGTCGGGACGGGCATCCTTCAAAGACGGGAACACTCCGATGTCGCTCCACACCATTTCTCGCACCTCTCTCTTCCGCCGTGGCCTGGTAGCGGTCGCCACCGCCACGACGCTCCTCGCTGCCGGCCTGGCAGCCGCCCCGGCGCAGGCAGCACAGCCGCTGCCGGTCGTTGATGTCCACACGCGTCAAGGCACGACGGTCACCACGTCGATGTTCGCCTGGGGCAGCTCGATCCACGCCGACGGGCCGGACCTCAACCCTGCCAACGTCAAGTACTCCGTCGCGCTGAAGGCATCCGGCGGCACCATGCTGGGCGCGGAGGCCGAGGTCACGGTCCAGAAGATCGACCGTGAGACGGTCCGCAAGCGCACGATCGAGATGGAGCGCAGCGCCACCGGGTTCCAGAGCCGGGGGACTCTCCGTTTCGACGGGACCATCGACCCCGGGACGTACCGCGTGGGCGTCGAGGTGTTCACGGTGGTGCTCAAGCCCGACGGCACCAGGGTCCGGCACCTGATCGACGTGGACAACGCCAAGACGGTGCAGATCCGGCGTGCCACCATCACCGAGGGGACCATCTCGACGCAGAAGACCGACGGCCGTCCCGCGCGGATCAACGCCAACGCGCGTGTGCTGCGGGTCGCCGACGACGGCTCCGTCTCCTGGCTGCGGATCCGCTCGGGTGCCGCGATCCTCTCGTTCGACCCTGACGGCGTGTACGGCGACAAGAAGGCCGTCTTCGTGCGTGACCTGAAGATCGTCGACGGTCGGATCTCGACGGTCGTCGAGTCCCGCAAGGGCTACTGGAAGGTCACCTACCCGGGGACGTCTCGTTTCGCCGACTCCGTGGCCTGGATCGGGCAGGGCGTTCCTGGCGGCTGTGGCTGCTGATCCGAACCTGGCCCGCGGCGAGCTCCGTCGTCGGCTCCGAACCACATGTCCGAGGAGGGCCGCAGCCATGGGCTGCGGCCCTCCTTCGTCTTCACCCGCAGCTCGCGGTCTTCACCCCCAACCTTCTGCTGCTCCAGCTCGTACTTGGTGGTGTAAGGCCGACGGCGAGCGAGGTGCTCGGGTCGGGCGGGCATCCTCGAACAGACAGGAACACTCCGATGTCACTCCACAGCATTTCTCGCACTTCTCTCTTCCGCCGGGGTCTCGTGGCGGTCGCCACGGCCACGACGCTCCTCGGCGGCGGCCTGGTCGTCGCTCCGGCAGCTCAGGCAGCATCGTCGCTGCCGGTTGTCGACGTCCACACGCGCCAGGGCACGACGGTCACCACGTCGATGTTCGCCTCGGGCTCCACGATCGACACAGATTCGGACGACTCCTCCTCTGCCAGGTTCGGGTACTCCGTCGCCCTGAAGGCGTCCGGTGGGACCCTGCTGGGCGCGGAAGCCGTGGTCACGGTCCAGAAGATCGACCGTGAGCCGGTGCGCAAGCGCACCATCGAGCTGAAGCCCACCAGCACCGGCATGCTGACCCGCGGGTCCATCCACTTCAGCGGGACGATCGACCCGGGCACCTACCGTGCGGGCGTCGAGATCTTCACGGTGGTGCTCAAGCCCGACGGCACCCGCGTGCGGCACCTCATCGACGTGAACGAGGCCAACCGGGTGCAGTTCCGGCGCAACGCCTGGATCGAGGGAACCATCTCGACACAGAAGACCGACGGCCGTCCCGCGCGGATCAACGCGATCGTGCTCGCGAGGGAGGTCGCTGACGACGGCTCCCCGTCGGAGGTGCGCATCCGTTCGGGCGCCGCGATCCTCTCGTTCGACCCCGACGGTGCGTACGGGGAGAAGAAGGCCACCTTCGTGCGGGACCTGAAGATCGGGTCCGACGGCAAGATCTCGACGGTCGTCGAGTCGCGCAAGGGGTACTGGAAGGTCACCTACCCGGGGACCTCCACCAACACCGACGCCGTTGAGTGGATCGCGCAGGGCGTTCCTGGCGGCTGCGGCTGCTGACCACAGCCGGCCGGCGGTCACACCCCGAGCGGGGCTTCGCCGTCGGCCCGGATGACTACCGAAGACATACCCAAGGAGGGCCGCAGCCACAGGCTGCGGTCCTCCCTTTTGGCTTCTCCACTGGCTTGGCGGACCGTTCTAGACCACCGTGTCACCCGTATGTCACAGGTTTGTTAGAACCATTGACAGATTAAGGGCCAAGTGAAAACGTGACCTGCACCACGAACGAGCACGACAAGACCAAGGAGTAGCAATGGCGCAGTACAAGAGGCTCGGCGGGATCCTCGCGATCACGCTCGCCACGACGACCGGCCTGACGGCCTGCGGGTTCGGCGGGTCCCCGTCGGACGACGGCGCGGAGGGTGGCGCAACCACTCTCGACCTGCTCGTCCCCGCCTACTCCGACTCCACCCAGGGCCTGTGGGAGGACGTGATCGCCGGGTTCGAGGAAGCAAACCCGGACATCACCGTGAACCTGCAGGTCGAGTCGTGGGACAACCTCGAGTCCGTCATCGCCACCCAGATCCAGGGTGGCGAGGCCCCGGACATCTACAACGGCGGTCCCTTCGCCGGCTTCGCCGAGGACGAGCTGCTGTACCCGGTCGAGGACGTCACCTCTGACGAGACCTACGCCGACTTCCAGCCGACGTTCCTGGAGAACGCAGCGGTGGGTGACACGACCTACGGCCTGCCGTGGATCGCGTCGGCCCGTGCGCTGTTCGTCAACGACGCGCTCCTCGAAGAGGCCGGCGCCGAGGTCCCCACCACGTGGGACGAGCTGCTCGAGTCCGCCACGCTGGTCTCCGAGCTCGGTGACGGGGTGGCCGGCTACGGCATGCCGCTCGGTTCCGAGGAGGCGCAGGCCGAGGCGGCCGTGTGGCTGTGGGGCGGCGGCGGTACCTTCGGTGACTCCGACGCCATCACCATCGACACCCCGGAGAACCTGCCGGGTGCCGAGTTCATCAAGACGATGATCGACGCGGGCGCCACGCAGGCCGACGC is drawn from Promicromonospora sp. Populi and contains these coding sequences:
- a CDS encoding phosphodiester glycosidase family protein, whose protein sequence is MNGDYFDINNSGAALGVSVDGGTLLKSASPGRERSVAFGSDGVGRLAQIFLEGSVSWSSAGDSSSVPISGLNVTALPVGGVAVYDAGWGTFTRARPLTAGEQGVEVTVSADGTVTAVGQPGSGQLPTGTRAVVARPGAAAGTLAALRVGDRVDIAYGLREDAGEVAVAIGGGVEDPLLEDGEVTSATGDHVELQHPRTAVGFDESGTRAYFVVVDGRQSHSTGMNLYDLGELMAQLGADDAINLDGGGSSEMVARMPGDTGTTILNSPSDGYERSDANGLGLFVPAGSGRVAAYDVRTTVPAGDADRVFLGLHRTLVGKGYDDVMSPVTTEPSSWRTRNGTVASVRDGVVTGRRQGSTVVTAASLSRTGLATGTTEVEVLGSLVRTSVDTPVVGLADAEATAPLVLTGYDPQGFSAPIEARDVTVSGGDDIAELVPLADGSFEVRALVPVGGTTFELSVPGTDGTELTTEVAVTISLEEDVVADFADAASWTAAHDRAPGGSIAPAAGHDGTAGLRMTYDFTRSTATRGQYAVLPEAAAGGRELPGAPRAVTMWVDGDGNGAWLRLQVRQGDGVVTQLDGPEVTWTGWRQVTFPVPEGVEFPLRLQRVRALETTPAQQYTGALTISGIAALVPPAVETPEAPRVEDGIVAADGATDTAVLRVAVMSDAQFVARDPESGAVAGARDALREIVADDPDLLVINGDLVDEAAPEDFDLARRILTEELEGADFPWYYVPGNHEVMGGSISNFEEEFGERTRVLDVPTPGRAGGTTRLVMLDSSAGRLGADFAQVRMLRAALDDAATDRSVTGVLVFAHHPLDDPLPTKASQLTDRLEADTLRGWYEDFRESSGKSIGSVNAHVGVFHASTQDGIPYLINGNSGKSPASTPADGGFTGWSMLGVRPASGQISAPPRSGRPREPWLTWEVNTRAEEITVSGPQALEVGDSAEVSAVVVQDGTREVPVAWPVSSAWGGERVCTTDGLGRAALRDCPRGAVVALDPETHELTALRVGEATVTVTVNGQAGELAVSTHR
- a CDS encoding extracellular solute-binding protein, encoding MAQYKRLGGILAITLATTTGLTACGFGGSPSDDGAEGGATTLDLLVPAYSDSTQGLWEDVIAGFEEANPDITVNLQVESWDNLESVIATQIQGGEAPDIYNGGPFAGFAEDELLYPVEDVTSDETYADFQPTFLENAAVGDTTYGLPWIASARALFVNDALLEEAGAEVPTTWDELLESATLVSELGDGVAGYGMPLGSEEAQAEAAVWLWGGGGTFGDSDAITIDTPENLPGAEFIKTMIDAGATQADAGATDRSPLFDIFVQGQIGMQVGLPPSVGQIASDNPDLEYSIHPIPTEDGSPFTLGVADHLMAFQNDGDKQEAITAFFDYLYTADVYVPWVQGEGFLPTTLSGSEQLADDEALAPFLDVLPDAEFYPSTNPDWQAADSAFKALFGQLDSDRTAQDVLTEIQAQVDAG